Proteins found in one Oscarella lobularis chromosome 16, ooOscLobu1.1, whole genome shotgun sequence genomic segment:
- the LOC136196909 gene encoding uncharacterized protein: MASSSSTPSYRQCCVPGCHNRKNRCPQLPGGTSLLCGCSSLSSTSCPNAASILKLFSLSSMSETVRKIVLRRISRQDARGRDWIPGSSAVICNLHYEERRGPSAKDKNILPTVFSHKTYRTSRLSAIPEIEGICASSEDFVTADPVAVEHNDDDVMMAVPPVCEEECQRKDCAELRDENAQLRIERSRLQVALEKKRFCIDSLTSDAAVKFHTGIVGLKTFNILWAWLEPAAKSIVLFPSTKGVTDQTVERIRLDHGYPARQMSGASRKICLQDEFFMVLLRLRLGLYEEDLAYRFGVSIAYVSKVMGAWLPFLFKHFSKIISWPQTTAGPKWDVLAYFPNTVAAIDCTEIFTEKPRKLSTQKATFSSYKNHTTVNYLAAIDLYTGSFVYMSSGFPGCTSDRKTVEKSGLLELVKPGQRILADRGFKVADLLAERQAFLSIPSFLKGRAQLTGQEALYSRKLASARVHVERAFVRLREFHYINRRQNNSTTQGTLDQIMIITAALVNLQVRLIGERH; encoded by the coding sequence atggcttcgtcgtcgtctactCCAAGCTATCGACAGTGCTGCGTTCCAGGCTGTCACAATCGAAAAAATCGCTGTCCTCAACTACCTGGCGGTACGTCTCTTCTGTGTGGGTGCTCATCGCTTAGCAGCACAAGCTGCCCGAACGCCGCATCAATATTGAAGCTCTTCTCCTTGTCATCTATGTCGGAGACGGTGCGCAAAATTGTCTTACGGAGAATATCTCGTCAAGATGCGAGAGGCCGCGATTGGATTCCTGGTTCAAGCGCTGTCATTTGCAACCTTCATTACGAGGAGAGACGGGGTCCAAGTGCGAAGGACAAGAATATCCTGCCTACAGTATTCTCTCACAAGACATATCGGACAAGTCGACTGTCAGCGATACCTGAGATCGAAGGGATTTGTGCAAGCTCAGAAGATTTCGTAACAGCAGATCCCGTTGCTGTTGAAcataatgatgatgatgttaTGATGGCTGTTCCGCCTGTTTGCGAAGAAGAGTGCCAGCGAAAGGACTGCGCTGAACTGCGTGACGAGAACGCACAGTTAAGAATCGAAAGATCGCGGCTTCAGGTTGCcttggagaagaaaagattttGCATTGATTCACTGACATCTGATGCCGCAGTGAAGTTTCACACAGGGATCGTTGGGTTGAAAACGTTTAACATACTGTGGGCATGGTTGGAGCCTGCAGCAAAGAGCATTGTTCTGTTTCCATCAACAAAGGGTGTCACAGATCAAACGGTTGAAAGAATTCGTCTTGATCACGGCTATCCCGCCCGTCAAATGTCGGGAGCAAGTCGAAAAATTTGTCTGCAAGATGAATTTTTTATGGTTCTGCTGAGACTACGATTGGGCCTCTACGAAGAAGACTTAGCATATCGTTTTGGCGTTTCTATAGCTTACGTTTCAAAGGTCATGGGCGCATGGTTGCCGTTCCTTTTCAAACATTTCTCAAAAATAATCAGCTGGCCTCAAACAACCGCGGGTCCCAAATGGGACGTTTTGGCGTACTTCCCAAACACAGTAGCGGCAATCGATTGCACAGAAATATTTACCGAAAAGCCTCGAAAACTTTCTACTCAGAAAGCAACGTTTTCTTCCTACAAAAATCACACGACGGTAAACTATTTGGCGGCTATTGATCTCTATACTGGTTCATTTGTGTACATGTCATCGGGATTCCCTGGTTGTACTTCTGACAGAAAGACTGTGGAGAAAAGTGGTCTTCTTGAGCTTGTAAAACCAGGACAGAGAATTCTAGCTGACAGGGGTTTCAAAGTTGCCGACTTGCTTGCTGAACGTCAAGCGTTCCTGTCCATCCCGTCTTTCCTGAAAGGCAGAGCTCAGTTGACAGGACAGGAAGCACTTTACAGCAGAAAATTAGCGTCAGCTAGAGTTCAtgtcgaaagagcttttgtCCGCCTAAGAGAATTTCATTACATTAACCGACGACAGAACAACAGTACAACACAAGGTACTTTGGATCAGATAATGATTATTACAGCTGCTCTCGTAAACCTACAGGTACGTCTCATCGGAGAACGTCACTAA